ACAGACGAAGATAAAGGGATTTTATTCGGAATGCCAATTGGGATTAAAGATAATATTGTCACAAAAGGATTGCGTACAACTTGCGCAAGTAAAATATTAGAAAACTTTGATCCTATCTATGATGCGACTGTCATGACAAAGCTTCATGATGCAGAAGCAGTTACAATTGGAAAATTGAATATGGATGAATTTGCAATGGGATCGTCAACTGAAAACTCAAGTTTCCAAAAAACGAAAAACCCGTGGGACTTAGAACGAGTGCCAGGAGGATCATCAGGTGGTTCAGCTGCGGCGGTTGCAGCAGGGGAAGTACCATTTGCTTTAGGGTCAGATACAGGTGGATCGATTCGTCAACCAGCGGCTTTTTGCGGAGTTGTCGGTTTAAAACCAACTTATGGTCGCGTATCTCGTTTTGGTTTAGTTGCGTTTGCTTCCTCTTTGGATCAAATTGGACCCATCACAAGAAATGTAGAAGATAATGCCTATCTTTTACAAGCGATTTCTGGGGTCGATCCAATGGACGGAACTTCTGCACAGCTAGATGTTCCGAATTATGTTCAAGCGTTAACAGGCGATGTGAAGGGCTTAAAGATCGCTGTTCCAAAAGAATATATAGGTGAAGGGGTAAACGAAGAAGTTCGGGAGTCCGTTTTATCTGCCTTAAAAGTATTAGAATCATTAGGGGCGACTTGGGAAGAAGTATCTTTACCACATTCGAAGTATGGAATTGCTACTTACTATTTACTAGCCTCTTCAGAAGCATCTTCCAATTTAGCCCGCTTTGATGGAATTCGTTACGGATACCGTACTGAAAATGCGACGAATTTAATCGATCTATATAAGAAAACGAGAGCTGAAGGCTTTGGTGAAGAAGTGAAACGTCGAATCATGCTTGGTACTTTTGCGTTAAGTTCGGGCTATTATGATGCTTATTATAAAAAAGCACAGCAAGTTCGTACATTAATTAAAAAAGATTTTGAAGATATTTTTGAGAAGTATGATGTGATTGTTGGCCCAACCACTCCAACTCCAGCATTTAAAATTGGCGAAAATATCAATGATCCATTAACGATGTATGCGAATGATATTTTAACAATCACTGTGAACTTAGCGGGTGTACCAGGGATTTCGATTCCATGTGGATTCTCTGGTGGTCTACCATTAGGTCTTCAAATCATTGGAAAACACTTTGACGAAAGTACAGTTTACCGAGTGGCTCATGCTTTTGAACAAGCCACTGAATTTCATAAACAAAAACCAATGTTGTAAGGGGTGAAAAAAATATGAAGTATGAAACAGTGATTGGCTTAGAAGTTCACGTTGAATTGAAAACAGAATCTAAAATCTTCTCATCTGCTCCAGCTCATTTCGGGGCAGAACCAAATACAAATACAACGGTCATTGATCTTGGTTATCCAGGTGTATTACCTGTTGTAAATAAACGTGCTGTTGAATACGCGATGAAAGCTGCGATGGCGATTAATTGTGAAGTGGCAACTGAAACGAAATTTGACCGAAAAAACTACTTCTATCCGGACAATCCGAAAG
The window above is part of the Oikeobacillus pervagus genome. Proteins encoded here:
- the gatA gene encoding Asp-tRNA(Asn)/Glu-tRNA(Gln) amidotransferase subunit GatA codes for the protein MTFFDQKLADLHQSLHKKEITVTDLVNESYQRIGEVEEKVQAFLTLDEENARQKAKELDKKLGTDEDKGILFGMPIGIKDNIVTKGLRTTCASKILENFDPIYDATVMTKLHDAEAVTIGKLNMDEFAMGSSTENSSFQKTKNPWDLERVPGGSSGGSAAAVAAGEVPFALGSDTGGSIRQPAAFCGVVGLKPTYGRVSRFGLVAFASSLDQIGPITRNVEDNAYLLQAISGVDPMDGTSAQLDVPNYVQALTGDVKGLKIAVPKEYIGEGVNEEVRESVLSALKVLESLGATWEEVSLPHSKYGIATYYLLASSEASSNLARFDGIRYGYRTENATNLIDLYKKTRAEGFGEEVKRRIMLGTFALSSGYYDAYYKKAQQVRTLIKKDFEDIFEKYDVIVGPTTPTPAFKIGENINDPLTMYANDILTITVNLAGVPGISIPCGFSGGLPLGLQIIGKHFDESTVYRVAHAFEQATEFHKQKPML